A genomic segment from Gemella haemolysans ATCC 10379 encodes:
- a CDS encoding DUF956 family protein: MVMSMNSKVVYTTKANCLTGSIGNKHGDVMLGDKAFEFYNHRNTEDYIQIPWTEIDKVRAQMFFRDKYIRGFFIDTKSAGSFNFIVKNSGKCLKEMREFIGNDKIVRNKPILSFKNLFKKKD, from the coding sequence ATGGTGATGTCTATGAATAGTAAGGTGGTATACACAACTAAAGCTAATTGCCTTACAGGTTCAATAGGAAATAAGCATGGTGATGTAATGTTAGGGGATAAAGCTTTTGAATTCTATAATCATAGAAATACAGAGGATTATATTCAAATACCATGGACGGAAATAGATAAAGTTAGAGCTCAAATGTTTTTTAGAGATAAATATATCAGAGGATTTTTTATAGATACTAAAAGTGCAGGAAGTTTTAACTTTATTGTAAAAAATTCTGGAAAATGTTTAAAAGAAATGAGAGAATTTATAGGAAATGATAAGATAGTCAGAAATAAACCTATATTATCTTTTAAAAATTTATTCAAGAAAAAAGATTAG
- a CDS encoding MFS transporter translates to MKLSANSPTRKQGILMFTILIAAYVVFATNWVAGSNLSKQITDYYFNGEKVSPIISEVVNYTITIARIIANLLAAFILIKLHPKKAAILALFCLCFSFFAIFTHNYWLYTFSRMIMAFGGSMIIVFINSFVAKFIPNDKKIMTSAIITAAYNVGAALVAILFLLFKEHFVEDWRYTMIGFSIFSIILFICWLMFSHDFEPTITWKHPNYFVYKLLIESKEILHEEDAKKYTYADGFKDKFIYVFSLGFGGFLFLYVMPLVSLPRVVAEHAHNTSFKPEFMILTVTLGGIIGTLFSLMVTRKLNFRRKPFLISHGVLMIGFMALGLAFVSTNVVLSYVMFSLSGFFMYSQYPVYLNLPYELPNMNSQRLTIMFGIFWAFGYAIYTLFNFTWSLVLNHFGYNSSIIFYLLGSLIYIIFVFTFPETRPKK, encoded by the coding sequence ATGAAATTATCTGCAAATTCACCTACGCGAAAGCAAGGAATTCTCATGTTTACTATCCTAATTGCTGCATATGTAGTATTTGCTACTAACTGGGTAGCAGGATCAAATTTATCAAAACAAATCACAGATTATTACTTTAATGGAGAAAAGGTTTCTCCTATAATTTCAGAAGTAGTAAATTATACAATAACTATAGCAAGAATTATTGCTAATCTACTTGCTGCGTTTATTTTAATTAAGTTACATCCGAAAAAGGCTGCAATATTAGCATTATTTTGTCTATGTTTTTCATTCTTTGCCATCTTTACCCACAACTACTGGTTATATACTTTCTCTAGGATGATTATGGCATTTGGAGGATCAATGATAATTGTATTTATAAACTCCTTTGTGGCCAAGTTTATACCGAATGATAAGAAAATAATGACTAGTGCAATTATCACCGCTGCATACAATGTTGGAGCTGCATTAGTTGCTATCTTATTCTTATTATTTAAAGAGCATTTTGTAGAAGATTGGCGTTATACTATGATAGGATTTAGTATTTTTAGTATAATTCTATTTATTTGTTGGTTAATGTTCTCTCATGATTTTGAACCAACAATTACTTGGAAACACCCAAATTATTTTGTTTATAAATTATTGATTGAATCAAAAGAAATATTACACGAAGAAGATGCTAAAAAATATACTTATGCTGATGGTTTTAAAGATAAATTTATCTATGTATTTTCATTAGGTTTTGGTGGATTTTTATTTCTTTATGTTATGCCGTTAGTATCACTACCTAGAGTTGTAGCAGAACATGCTCATAATACAAGTTTTAAACCAGAATTTATGATATTAACTGTAACACTTGGTGGAATAATTGGAACTTTATTTAGCTTAATGGTTACTAGAAAATTAAACTTTAGAAGAAAACCATTTTTAATTTCTCATGGAGTATTGATGATAGGATTCATGGCATTAGGACTAGCTTTCGTATCTACTAATGTTGTATTATCATATGTAATGTTTAGTTTATCAGGATTTTTTATGTATTCACAATATCCAGTATATTTAAATCTTCCATATGAGTTACCAAATATGAATTCACAAAGATTAACAATAATGTTTGGAATATTTTGGGCTTTTGGATATGCAATTTATACATTATTTAACTT
- a CDS encoding PTS mannose/fructose/sorbose transporter subunit IIC produces MEFSILTVILVLIVALLAGMESILDQFQFHQPIIACSLIGLATGHLSEGIILGGALQLLALGWANIGAAVAPDAALASVASAIIFIKAGDFSAEGRIIAIATAVTLATVGLVLTMVVRTLSVVIVHRADHAAEQGNFRGVEFWHYVALAAQGLRVAIPAGLLMFIPSSVVQKALEALPKWFTEGMAIGGGMVVAVGFAMVINLMATKEVWPFFFLGFALAPISQLTLIATGIIGLCLAIIYLNLSKNKGGGGGNTSSGDPLGDILNDY; encoded by the coding sequence ATGGAATTTAGTATTCTAACAGTTATATTAGTCCTAATTGTTGCATTATTAGCTGGTATGGAAAGTATCTTAGACCAATTCCAATTCCATCAACCAATTATTGCTTGTTCATTAATCGGTTTAGCAACAGGACATTTATCAGAAGGTATTATTTTAGGTGGAGCTCTTCAATTATTAGCACTTGGATGGGCTAATATTGGGGCAGCGGTTGCTCCAGATGCAGCGTTAGCATCAGTAGCATCTGCTATTATTTTCATTAAAGCTGGAGATTTCTCAGCTGAAGGACGTATTATCGCTATCGCAACAGCTGTTACATTAGCTACAGTTGGTCTTGTACTTACAATGGTTGTTCGTACACTATCAGTAGTTATTGTTCACCGAGCTGACCACGCAGCAGAGCAAGGGAACTTCCGTGGAGTTGAATTTTGGCACTACGTAGCACTTGCAGCTCAAGGATTACGTGTTGCTATTCCAGCGGGGTTATTAATGTTCATTCCATCATCAGTAGTTCAAAAAGCACTTGAAGCCTTACCAAAATGGTTCACTGAAGGTATGGCAATCGGTGGAGGAATGGTAGTTGCAGTTGGTTTCGCAATGGTTATCAACTTAATGGCAACTAAAGAAGTATGGCCGTTCTTCTTCTTAGGATTTGCATTAGCACCAATTAGCCAATTAACACTTATCGCAACAGGTATCATTGGATTATGTTTAGCTATTATTTACCTAAACCTTTCTAAAAACAAAGGTGGCGGTGGTGGAAATACTTCATCTGGAGACCCACTAGGCGATATCTTAAACGATTATTAA
- the gshAB gene encoding bifunctional glutamate--cysteine ligase GshA/glutathione synthetase GshB codes for MIIKDIIKNNNLEELFANVKIGIEKEGQRVLENGEITKTDHPKIFGVRHEHPYIQTDFAESQVELITTPENNEKDVLRVLNAIHEVTLKNLPKDEYIWPLSIPAILPNEEDIRVAQFEKQFDIEYREYLVKKYGKYKQMVSGIHYNFQLDDMLMKKIAEITQEDIVKIKNDVYLKLARQFLRYQWLLIYLLGASPLAEDKYFTDGIKPTDFVRSLRTSRYGYVNEEDIKVSYSSLERYIKDITGYVENKQLIAEKEFYSSVRFRGADTIKKFPEQGIKYIEFRLFDLNPFAPFGILEKDIRFVHLFIKTLVWLEEEDKNTSESLGYEYSENVALSHPLEKVKYEEEGLWLLNQMKDMVGKVGLLESDIELIDEKIEELKNPELTIGARLLKEYQKENDMAKVGMKLAKVYKEDALREYYSLSAYSNMELSTQAVIEDAIKNGIKVTVIDENDQFIRLESEGRVEYVKNGNMTSKDSYISPLIMENKVVTKKVLAEKGFRVPKGYEVSTLEEALQKFNYIKNKPIVIKPKSTNFGLGITIFKKGTSSVENYSKAINFALKEDKDILIEEFIEGTEYRFFVIEGKTEAVLLRVPANVVGDGKHTIRELVEQKNSDSLRGDAKKTPLKKIELGEIEKLQLSEQGLNFDSILAVNEVAYLRENSNISTGGDSVDMTDEVHDSYKELAVRISDAMMAKVCGVDLIISNIKEEVSATNYGVIEANFNPMMMMHIYPHSGRSRRLSLNVLKMLFPEKNIK; via the coding sequence ATGATAATTAAAGATATAATAAAAAATAATAATTTAGAAGAATTATTTGCTAATGTAAAAATTGGTATAGAAAAAGAAGGACAACGTGTTTTAGAAAATGGGGAGATAACAAAAACTGATCATCCAAAAATATTTGGTGTAAGACACGAGCATCCTTACATTCAAACTGATTTTGCTGAATCACAGGTTGAGTTGATAACAACACCAGAAAATAATGAAAAAGATGTTTTAAGGGTTTTAAATGCTATACATGAAGTAACTTTAAAAAACCTACCAAAAGATGAATATATTTGGCCTTTAAGTATACCAGCTATACTACCTAATGAAGAAGATATAAGGGTTGCACAATTTGAAAAGCAGTTTGATATAGAGTATAGAGAGTATTTAGTAAAAAAATACGGTAAGTATAAACAAATGGTTTCGGGTATTCATTATAATTTCCAACTTGACGATATGCTGATGAAGAAAATTGCTGAAATTACTCAGGAGGATATAGTAAAGATAAAAAATGATGTTTATTTAAAACTTGCTAGACAATTTTTAAGATATCAATGGCTTTTAATTTATCTTTTAGGTGCTTCACCTTTAGCAGAGGATAAATATTTTACAGATGGTATAAAACCAACTGATTTTGTAAGAAGTTTAAGAACTAGCAGATATGGTTATGTAAATGAAGAAGATATTAAAGTATCATATAGTTCGTTAGAAAGATATATTAAAGATATAACAGGATATGTAGAAAATAAACAATTAATAGCTGAAAAAGAATTTTACTCTAGTGTTCGTTTTAGAGGTGCAGATACTATAAAAAAATTTCCGGAACAAGGAATTAAGTATATTGAATTTAGATTATTTGATTTAAATCCATTTGCACCATTTGGTATTTTAGAAAAAGATATTAGATTTGTACATTTATTCATAAAAACTCTGGTTTGGTTAGAAGAAGAGGATAAAAATACTTCTGAATCTTTAGGATATGAATACAGTGAAAATGTAGCTCTTTCTCATCCACTGGAAAAAGTTAAGTATGAAGAAGAGGGACTATGGTTACTAAATCAAATGAAAGACATGGTAGGGAAAGTAGGTCTACTAGAAAGTGATATTGAATTAATAGATGAAAAGATTGAAGAATTAAAAAATCCTGAACTTACAATAGGAGCTAGACTTTTAAAAGAATATCAAAAAGAAAATGATATGGCTAAAGTAGGAATGAAGTTAGCTAAAGTTTATAAAGAGGATGCTTTAAGAGAATATTATTCATTAAGTGCATATTCTAATATGGAACTGTCTACACAAGCTGTAATTGAAGATGCAATAAAAAACGGTATTAAAGTTACTGTTATTGATGAAAATGATCAGTTTATTCGTTTAGAAAGTGAGGGGAGAGTAGAATATGTAAAAAATGGAAATATGACAAGTAAAGATAGTTATATTTCTCCGCTAATTATGGAAAACAAGGTTGTTACCAAAAAAGTATTAGCAGAAAAAGGTTTTAGAGTTCCAAAAGGCTATGAAGTTTCTACTTTAGAAGAGGCATTACAAAAATTTAATTATATAAAAAATAAACCAATTGTAATAAAACCTAAGAGTACTAATTTTGGCTTAGGAATAACTATTTTTAAAAAAGGAACTAGTTCAGTAGAAAACTATTCTAAAGCTATAAATTTTGCTCTTAAAGAAGATAAAGATATACTTATTGAAGAGTTTATTGAGGGGACAGAATATAGATTCTTTGTTATTGAAGGAAAAACTGAAGCTGTATTATTAAGAGTACCTGCAAATGTTGTGGGTGATGGTAAACATACAATAAGGGAATTGGTTGAACAAAAAAATTCGGATTCGCTAAGAGGAGATGCAAAGAAAACTCCTCTGAAAAAAATTGAACTTGGAGAAATTGAAAAACTTCAATTATCTGAACAAGGATTAAATTTTGATTCTATATTAGCTGTGAATGAAGTAGCATACCTTAGAGAAAATTCAAATATCAGTACAGGTGGAGACTCTGTAGATATGACGGATGAGGTTCATGATAGCTATAAAGAGTTAGCTGTTCGAATATCTGATGCTATGATGGCTAAGGTTTGTGGTGTAGATTTAATAATTTCAAATATAAAAGAAGAAGTTAGTGCAACTAATTATGGAGTTATCGAAGCTAATTTTAATCCTATGATGATGATGCATATTTATCCACATTCAGGTAGATCTAGAAGATTATCGCTAAATGTATTAAAAATGCTATTTCCAGAAAAGAATATAAAGTAA
- a CDS encoding PTS system mannose/fructose/sorbose family transporter subunit IID — translation MSEKKITLSKKDRRSVMLRSQFLQGSWNYERMQNGGWAFALIPALKKLYPNKEDATQALKRHLEFFNTHPYIAAPILGVTLALEEDKANGADIDDAAIQGVKVGMMGPLAGIGDPVFWFTVRPILGAIAASLATGGSIIAPLFFFIAWNLIRIGFLWYTQEFGYKKGSEITSDLSGGILQTITKGASILGMFVMGILVQRWTNISFPLVVSKVQLDEKAFIHFPEKGTHITGEVLQDIVTKATSGKFSLTPEKVTTLQDNLNQLIPGFAALLLTFICMWLLKRKVSPVVIIFGLFALGVIAHVVGVM, via the coding sequence ATGTCAGAGAAAAAAATTACATTAAGTAAAAAAGATCGTCGTAGCGTTATGTTACGTTCTCAGTTCCTTCAAGGTTCATGGAACTATGAACGTATGCAAAATGGTGGTTGGGCATTTGCTTTAATCCCAGCGCTTAAAAAATTATATCCAAACAAAGAAGATGCTACTCAAGCATTAAAACGTCACTTAGAGTTCTTTAACACTCACCCATATATTGCAGCACCTATTCTAGGGGTTACACTTGCTTTAGAAGAAGACAAAGCAAATGGAGCTGATATTGATGATGCAGCAATTCAAGGGGTTAAAGTTGGTATGATGGGACCATTAGCAGGTATTGGGGATCCAGTATTCTGGTTTACAGTTCGTCCTATTCTTGGAGCTATCGCAGCTTCATTAGCAACTGGTGGTTCAATTATTGCACCATTATTCTTCTTTATCGCATGGAACTTAATCCGTATTGGATTCTTATGGTATACACAAGAATTTGGTTATAAAAAAGGTTCTGAAATTACAAGTGACCTTTCAGGTGGTATTTTACAAACAATTACAAAAGGAGCTTCAATCCTTGGTATGTTCGTAATGGGTATCTTAGTTCAACGTTGGACTAATATCAGCTTCCCATTAGTTGTTTCTAAAGTACAATTAGATGAAAAAGCATTTATTCACTTCCCAGAAAAAGGTACACATATTACTGGTGAAGTACTACAAGATATTGTTACAAAAGCAACAAGTGGAAAATTCTCACTAACACCAGAAAAAGTTACAACATTACAAGATAACTTAAATCAACTTATTCCTGGATTTGCTGCGTTATTATTAACATTCATATGTATGTGGTTATTAAAACGTAAGGTAAGCCCAGTGGTAATAATCTTCGGATTATTTGCTTTAGGTGTAATTGCTCACGTAGTTGGTGTAATGTAA
- a CDS encoding mannose/fructose/sorbose PTS transporter subunit IIA, whose protein sequence is MVGIIIASHGEFAAGIKQSGSMIFGEQEKVEAVVFMPSEGPEDLQRKLQEAIAKVDSEEILFLVDLWGGSPFNQANKLFEEAPEKRAIVAGLNLPMLIEAYASRFTMTTAHEIAKAITPTAIDGVKVRPEELQPKAAVAESTTAAPQGEIPEGTVLGNGKIEFVLARIDTRLLHGQVATNWTKATHPNRIIVVSDSVSKDELRKKLIEQAAPPGVRAHVIPLDKLVQVYNDPRFGDTKALLLFETPQDALAVIEKGVEIPELNIGSMAHSVGKVQINNVLSLDQEDVEVYKKLHDLGVKFDVRKVSNDSPSDLFKLIEAKSSEGLKL, encoded by the coding sequence ATGGTAGGAATTATCATCGCGAGTCACGGTGAATTTGCTGCAGGAATTAAACAATCAGGTTCTATGATTTTTGGTGAACAAGAAAAAGTAGAAGCAGTTGTATTTATGCCAAGTGAAGGACCAGAAGACTTGCAAAGAAAACTTCAGGAAGCTATTGCTAAAGTAGATTCTGAAGAAATTCTTTTCCTTGTCGATCTTTGGGGTGGAAGTCCATTTAACCAAGCTAACAAGTTATTTGAAGAAGCACCAGAGAAGAGAGCAATCGTAGCAGGATTAAACTTACCAATGCTTATCGAAGCATATGCTAGTAGATTCACTATGACAACAGCTCACGAGATTGCAAAAGCAATCACACCAACAGCTATTGATGGAGTTAAAGTTCGCCCTGAAGAACTACAACCAAAAGCAGCAGTGGCTGAAAGTACAACAGCTGCACCTCAAGGAGAAATTCCTGAAGGTACAGTACTAGGAAATGGGAAAATAGAATTTGTATTAGCCCGTATCGATACTCGTCTACTACATGGACAAGTTGCTACAAACTGGACAAAAGCAACTCATCCAAACAGAATTATTGTAGTTTCAGATTCAGTATCAAAAGATGAATTACGTAAAAAACTTATTGAGCAAGCAGCTCCTCCTGGAGTACGCGCACACGTAATTCCATTAGATAAACTTGTTCAAGTTTATAACGATCCAAGATTTGGTGATACAAAAGCGTTACTATTATTTGAAACACCACAAGATGCACTTGCAGTAATTGAAAAAGGAGTAGAGATTCCAGAATTAAATATCGGATCTATGGCCCACTCAGTTGGTAAAGTTCAAATTAACAATGTATTATCATTAGATCAAGAAGATGTAGAAGTATACAAAAAACTTCATGATTTAGGTGTTAAATTTGATGTTCGTAAAGTATCTAACGATTCTCCATCAGATTTATTCAAACTTATTGAAGCTAAATCAAGTGAAGGTTTAAAATTATAA